The Mammaliicoccus sciuri genome window below encodes:
- a CDS encoding 50S ribosomal protein L25/general stress protein Ctc, translating to MTSLKSVIRQGKQTRSSLRKLRASGVIPAVVYGYGAKNTSVKVDEVEFIKTIREVGRNGVIELGVGSKTIKVMVSDYQYDSLKNQITHVDFLAINMKEELTVDVPVVLVGESVGASEGGVVQQPLFDLQVTTTPDAIPENIEVDITELAIGDSYLVGDLDATDKYTIENDKEEAVVTVVPPTEEPAEDAEETAAEEADAVAEEEAEKEEAAEEEEK from the coding sequence ATGACTTCATTAAAGTCAGTTATCCGTCAAGGTAAACAAACTCGTTCTAGTTTACGTAAATTAAGAGCTTCAGGTGTTATTCCAGCAGTCGTATACGGTTACGGTGCTAAAAATACATCTGTTAAAGTTGATGAAGTTGAATTCATCAAAACAATTCGTGAAGTTGGACGTAACGGCGTTATCGAATTAGGTGTTGGTTCAAAAACAATCAAAGTTATGGTTTCAGATTATCAATATGATTCTCTTAAAAACCAAATCACTCACGTTGACTTCTTAGCTATCAACATGAAAGAAGAATTAACTGTAGACGTACCTGTAGTATTAGTAGGTGAATCAGTTGGTGCTTCTGAAGGTGGCGTAGTTCAACAACCATTATTCGACTTACAAGTTACAACTACTCCAGATGCAATTCCTGAAAATATCGAAGTTGATATTACAGAATTAGCTATTGGTGATAGCTACTTAGTAGGCGACTTAGATGCAACTGATAAATACACTATCGAAAACGATAAAGAAGAAGCAGTTGTAACAGTAGTTCCTCCAACAGAAGAACCTGCTGAAGATGCTGAAGAAACTGCAGCTGAAGAAGCTGATGCAGTAGCAGAAGAAGAAGCTGAAAAAGAAGAAGCAGCAGAAGAAGAAGAAAAATAA
- the spoVG gene encoding septation regulator SpoVG, with protein MKVTDVRLRKIQTDGRMKALVSITLDDAFVVHDLRVIEGNSGLFVAMPSKRTLDGEFRDIAHPINSEMRQEIQEAVMKVYDKTDEVIIPKSAQEASNSEDSNEASDSEEE; from the coding sequence ATGAAGGTAACAGATGTGAGATTAAGAAAAATTCAAACGGATGGAAGAATGAAAGCATTAGTTTCTATAACATTAGATGACGCTTTTGTTGTTCACGACTTAAGAGTAATCGAGGGAAATTCAGGACTGTTTGTGGCTATGCCTAGTAAGCGTACGCTAGATGGGGAATTTAGAGATATTGCGCATCCCATTAATTCTGAAATGAGACAAGAAATTCAAGAAGCGGTTATGAAAGTATATGATAAAACAGATGAAGTCATTATTCCAAAATCAGCTCAAGAAGCCTCAAATTCAGAGGATAGCAATGAAGCATCAGACAGTGAAGAAGAATAA
- a CDS encoding ribose-phosphate diphosphokinase, with translation MLNTEYKNSSLKIFSLEGNQPLAQEVANLVGIPLGKSTVKRFADGEVQINIEESIRGCDVFIIQPTSNPVNEHLMELLIMIDACKRASAANINIVMPYYGYARQDRKARSREPITAKLVANIIEKAGASRMIALDLHAPQIQGFFDIPIDHLMGVPILSNYFLEKGLDPESTVVVSPDHGGVTRARKMADRLKTPIAIIDKRRPKPNVAEVMNIVGDINGKTAIIIDDIIDTAGTITLAADALVKKGAKEVYACCTHPVLSGPAKERIENSQIKELVVTNSIQLPEDRKPSNVKELSVAELLAQAIVRVYEQESVSVLFD, from the coding sequence ATGTTGAACACTGAATATAAGAACTCTTCATTAAAAATATTTTCGCTTGAAGGTAACCAACCATTAGCACAAGAAGTTGCCAATTTAGTAGGGATTCCATTAGGTAAATCTACAGTTAAGAGATTTGCTGATGGTGAAGTTCAAATTAATATTGAAGAAAGTATCCGTGGTTGTGATGTGTTTATTATTCAACCAACATCAAACCCAGTGAATGAACACTTGATGGAATTATTAATTATGATTGATGCTTGTAAACGTGCATCAGCAGCAAATATTAATATTGTAATGCCTTATTACGGTTATGCAAGACAAGACCGTAAAGCTAGAAGCCGTGAACCAATCACTGCTAAACTTGTGGCAAATATTATTGAAAAAGCTGGCGCAAGCAGAATGATAGCACTTGATTTACATGCACCTCAAATTCAAGGGTTCTTTGACATACCGATTGATCATTTAATGGGCGTACCAATTTTATCAAATTACTTCTTAGAAAAAGGTTTAGATCCTGAATCAACAGTAGTTGTTTCACCTGACCATGGTGGCGTAACAAGAGCGCGTAAAATGGCTGACCGTCTAAAAACACCTATCGCTATTATTGATAAACGTCGTCCGAAACCGAACGTAGCAGAAGTTATGAATATTGTTGGAGATATTAATGGTAAGACTGCCATCATTATCGACGATATTATTGATACAGCTGGAACAATTACATTAGCAGCAGATGCACTTGTTAAAAAAGGTGCAAAAGAAGTATATGCTTGTTGTACACACCCTGTATTATCAGGACCAGCAAAAGAACGTATCGAAAATTCTCAAATTAAAGAATTAGTTGTTACAAACTCTATTCAATTACCAGAAGATAGAAAACCTTCAAACGTTAAAGAATTGTCTGTAGCAGAATTATTAGCACAAGCAATTGTTAGAGTATATGAACAAGAATCTGTTAGTGTGCTATTTGATTAA
- the rnmV gene encoding ribonuclease M5, which translates to MKINEFVVVEGRDDTVNVKRAVDCDTIETNGSAISKETLEVIRQAHEKRGVIVLTDPDFPGDKIRNTIKQYIPSVKHAFIPRDKAKNKRGKIGVEHASIETIKDALTNVSSPLEADIETIDKAVLINLGLIIGPDARRKREILCSKLNIGHSNGKQLLNKLNAFGYTEKDVKEALGYKEE; encoded by the coding sequence ATGAAGATAAATGAATTTGTTGTTGTTGAGGGACGCGATGATACAGTTAATGTTAAAAGAGCAGTAGATTGTGATACGATAGAAACAAATGGCTCAGCAATATCAAAAGAAACACTAGAAGTTATAAGACAAGCGCATGAAAAACGTGGTGTCATTGTACTAACTGACCCAGATTTCCCAGGTGATAAAATTAGAAATACAATTAAGCAGTATATCCCTAGTGTGAAACATGCATTTATACCAAGAGATAAAGCTAAAAATAAAAGAGGGAAAATAGGCGTTGAACATGCCTCAATTGAAACAATTAAAGATGCACTTACAAATGTAAGTTCTCCATTAGAAGCGGATATTGAAACAATTGATAAAGCAGTCTTAATTAATCTTGGTTTAATTATAGGACCAGACGCTAGAAGAAAACGTGAAATACTATGCAGTAAATTAAATATAGGCCATTCAAATGGCAAACAATTGCTAAACAAATTAAATGCCTTCGGTTATACTGAGAAAGATGTAAAAGAAGCACTGGGATATAAAGAGGAGTGA
- the rsmA gene encoding 16S rRNA (adenine(1518)-N(6)/adenine(1519)-N(6))-dimethyltransferase RsmA, whose product MNDKDIATPKRTKALLDQYGFKFKKSLGQNFLIDTNIIQKIIAVSDIDEHTGVIEVGPGMGSLTEQLARASKKVLAFEIDQRLIPVLEDTLSPYNNVTVVNEDILKANVKQEIETHLKDCDKIMLVANLPYYITTPILMNLLENDLPIDGYVVMMQKEVGERLNAEVGSKSYGSLSIACQYYTETERVLVVPKTVFMPPPNVDSIVIKLTKRIEPIVEVDDEKLLFKLSKGAFGQRRKTILNNYINTIKDGKLHKDEIVEWLNASNIDPKRRGETITIQEYAHLCNNLKKYPNLSV is encoded by the coding sequence ATGAACGATAAAGATATAGCAACACCTAAACGTACAAAAGCGTTATTAGATCAATATGGATTTAAATTCAAAAAGAGTTTAGGTCAGAACTTTTTAATCGATACAAATATTATTCAAAAAATTATTGCTGTTAGTGATATAGATGAGCATACAGGTGTTATTGAAGTTGGACCAGGAATGGGTTCACTTACTGAACAATTAGCGAGAGCTTCAAAGAAAGTATTGGCTTTTGAAATTGATCAAAGATTAATACCTGTATTAGAAGATACGTTAAGTCCATATAACAATGTAACAGTTGTAAATGAAGATATATTGAAAGCCAACGTTAAACAAGAAATTGAAACGCACTTAAAAGACTGCGATAAAATTATGTTGGTTGCTAATTTACCTTATTACATTACGACGCCAATATTGATGAATTTACTAGAAAATGATTTACCAATAGATGGCTATGTTGTCATGATGCAAAAAGAAGTAGGAGAACGCTTAAACGCTGAAGTAGGTAGTAAGAGTTATGGTTCATTATCAATAGCTTGTCAGTATTACACTGAAACTGAACGTGTTTTAGTCGTCCCGAAGACTGTCTTTATGCCACCACCGAATGTTGATTCAATCGTTATTAAATTAACGAAACGTATTGAACCGATCGTCGAAGTAGATGATGAGAAACTACTATTCAAACTTTCAAAAGGTGCTTTCGGACAAAGACGAAAAACAATTTTGAACAATTATATTAATACAATTAAAGATGGCAAACTGCATAAAGATGAAATCGTCGAATGGCTAAATGCTTCAAACATAGACCCTAAGCGACGTGGTGAAACGATAACAATACAAGAATATGCACATCTTTGTAACAATTTGAAAAAATACCCGAATTTATCTGTGTAA
- the metG gene encoding methionine--tRNA ligase, whose translation MTKETFYITTPIYYPSGNLHIGHAYTTVAGDVIARYKRLQGYDVHYLTGTDEHGQKIQEKAKEAGLSEIEYLDGIIKNIQSLWKKLDISNDDFIRTTEERHKQVVEKVFEKLLAQGDIYLGEYEGWYSIPDETYYTETQLVDPVYEDGKIVGGKSPDSGHEVELVKEESYFFKLDNYADRLLKFFDENPEFILPISRKNEMINNFIKPGLEDLAISRTTFDWGIKVPSNPKHVVYVWIDALVNYISALGYLSDDDTLFKKYWPANVHLMAKEIVRFHSIIWPILLMALDLPLPKREFAHGWILMKDGKMSKSKGNVVDPNVLIDKYGLDATRYYLMRELPFGADGVFTPEAFVERTNYDLANDLGNLVNRTIAMVNKYFNGVLPKYKGKLHPLDEEMEQMALDTKDKFYSSMENMQFSVALAEVWKLISRTNKYIDETTPWVLAKDENEREMLENVMIHLVENIRFAAVLLRPFLTHAPYEIFRQLNLEKGKLDTFESIEQYGAIDQDIKVIEKPEPIFPRLDVEQEVAFIKDSMQGGTTAESTEEETETAEEEVVPSKPEITIDQFDKVEIKAATVTGADYVKKSDKLLKIKVDLGNEKRQIVSGIAEFYKPEDIVGKKVAVVTNLKPVKLRGELSEGMILSAEKDGTLTLVGLPNAIQNGSIIK comes from the coding sequence ATGACGAAAGAGACTTTTTACATTACGACACCGATTTATTATCCGAGCGGGAATTTACACATAGGTCATGCGTATACTACGGTTGCTGGTGATGTAATTGCTAGATATAAACGGTTACAAGGCTATGATGTTCATTATTTAACTGGTACAGATGAACATGGTCAAAAAATACAAGAAAAAGCTAAAGAAGCGGGCTTATCTGAAATAGAATATTTAGATGGCATTATTAAAAATATCCAATCTTTATGGAAAAAATTAGACATCTCTAATGATGATTTTATTCGAACTACTGAAGAAAGACATAAACAAGTTGTCGAAAAAGTCTTCGAAAAGTTATTAGCACAAGGTGACATATACTTAGGTGAGTATGAAGGTTGGTACTCAATACCAGATGAAACATATTACACAGAAACACAACTTGTCGATCCAGTTTATGAAGATGGCAAAATCGTCGGTGGTAAGAGTCCTGATTCAGGTCATGAAGTAGAACTTGTGAAAGAAGAAAGTTATTTCTTTAAATTAGATAATTATGCTGATCGTCTGCTCAAATTCTTCGATGAAAATCCGGAATTCATTTTACCGATTTCTCGTAAGAATGAAATGATCAACAACTTTATTAAACCTGGTCTAGAAGATTTAGCGATTTCTAGAACGACTTTTGATTGGGGTATTAAAGTACCTTCTAATCCTAAACACGTTGTGTATGTATGGATTGACGCACTTGTGAACTATATTTCTGCGTTAGGTTATTTATCAGATGACGATACGTTATTTAAAAAATATTGGCCAGCAAATGTGCATTTAATGGCTAAAGAAATCGTTCGATTCCATTCAATTATTTGGCCAATCTTATTGATGGCTTTAGACTTACCTTTACCTAAACGTGAATTTGCTCACGGTTGGATCTTGATGAAAGACGGTAAAATGAGTAAATCTAAAGGTAATGTTGTAGATCCGAACGTCTTAATTGATAAATACGGCTTAGATGCAACAAGATATTATCTCATGAGAGAATTACCATTTGGCGCAGATGGTGTATTTACGCCTGAAGCATTCGTTGAAAGAACAAATTACGATTTAGCTAATGACTTAGGTAACTTAGTGAATCGTACTATAGCAATGGTTAATAAATACTTTAACGGCGTACTTCCTAAATATAAAGGCAAATTACACCCATTAGATGAGGAAATGGAACAAATGGCTTTAGATACTAAAGATAAATTCTATTCATCAATGGAAAACATGCAATTCTCAGTTGCTTTAGCAGAAGTTTGGAAGTTGATTAGTCGTACAAACAAATATATTGATGAAACAACACCATGGGTATTAGCTAAAGATGAAAATGAACGTGAAATGCTAGAAAATGTCATGATTCACTTAGTTGAAAACATTAGATTTGCAGCAGTATTATTACGTCCATTCTTAACTCATGCACCATATGAGATTTTCCGTCAATTAAACTTGGAAAAAGGTAAACTTGATACATTTGAAAGTATCGAACAATATGGCGCTATTGATCAAGATATTAAAGTGATTGAAAAACCTGAGCCTATTTTCCCTAGATTAGATGTAGAACAAGAAGTGGCGTTCATCAAAGATTCTATGCAAGGTGGAACGACTGCAGAATCAACTGAAGAAGAAACTGAAACTGCTGAGGAAGAAGTAGTGCCATCTAAACCAGAAATCACAATTGATCAATTTGATAAAGTAGAAATCAAAGCTGCTACTGTTACAGGTGCAGACTATGTGAAAAAATCAGATAAACTTTTAAAAATAAAAGTAGATTTAGGTAACGAAAAGAGACAAATTGTTTCAGGTATAGCTGAATTTTATAAACCTGAAGATATTGTTGGTAAAAAAGTAGCTGTCGTTACGAACTTAAAACCAGTAAAATTACGTGGTGAATTATCAGAGGGTATGATTTTATCAGCTGAGAAAGACGGCACACTTACTTTAGTAGGTTTACCAAATGCAATACAAAACGGATCTATCATTAAGTAA
- a CDS encoding TatD family hydrolase, translated as MLIDTHVHLNADQYDEDLQEVIDRALEEGIDRMFVVGFDTNTIERTMKLIDQYDFIYGIIGWHPVDAIDCTEERLQWIEELSKHPKIIGIGEMGLDYHWDKSPKDIQKEVFRKQIALAKRVQLPIIIHNREATQDCVDILKEENASEVGGIMHSFSGSNEIADEILKMNFYISLGGPVTFKNAKQPKEVAQHVPLDRLLVETDAPYLSPHPYRGKRNEPARVKLVAEQIAELRGISYEEVCKATTENAERLFKL; from the coding sequence ATGTTAATAGATACACACGTCCATTTAAATGCGGATCAATACGATGAAGATTTACAAGAAGTAATCGATCGAGCTTTGGAAGAAGGTATCGATAGAATGTTCGTTGTTGGTTTCGACACGAACACGATTGAAAGAACGATGAAATTAATAGACCAGTATGATTTTATATATGGCATTATAGGTTGGCATCCTGTTGATGCAATTGATTGTACGGAAGAACGACTACAATGGATTGAAGAATTGTCTAAACACCCAAAAATCATCGGTATAGGTGAGATGGGATTAGATTATCACTGGGATAAGTCACCTAAAGATATCCAAAAAGAAGTATTTAGAAAGCAAATCGCATTAGCTAAACGTGTTCAACTACCGATCATTATTCATAATAGAGAAGCAACTCAAGATTGCGTTGATATCTTAAAAGAAGAAAATGCAAGTGAAGTTGGTGGCATTATGCATAGTTTCAGTGGCTCAAACGAAATAGCTGATGAAATACTCAAAATGAATTTCTATATTTCATTGGGTGGACCTGTCACGTTCAAAAATGCGAAACAACCAAAAGAAGTAGCTCAACATGTACCTTTAGATAGATTACTCGTTGAAACAGATGCACCATACTTATCACCTCATCCTTATAGAGGTAAAAGAAATGAACCTGCGCGTGTAAAACTTGTTGCAGAACAAATTGCTGAATTACGTGGAATTTCTTACGAGGAAGTATGTAAAGCTACTACAGAAAATGCTGAAAGATTATTTAAATTATAA
- the ispE gene encoding 4-(cytidine 5'-diphospho)-2-C-methyl-D-erythritol kinase — protein MIYETAPAKINLTLDTLYKREDGYHEVEMIMTTIDLNDRLTFECRDDGEIIIDVEHNFVPSDHRNLAYKAAKLMQDRYNIEKGVKISLEKSIPISAGLAGGSSDAAATFRGLNELWGINESLETLSELASEIGSDISFCIYGKTALCQGRGEKITHLPKSPSAWVVIAKPDIGVSTPEIYGALDLENKEEVQTQACLKAIENNDYAAMCQSLGNSLEKVTMQLYPEVEKLKNTMSNTGVDAALMSGSGPTIYGFVQKERQAKQVYNALMGCCNDVYIARLLG, from the coding sequence ATGATTTATGAAACTGCACCAGCAAAAATTAATTTAACATTAGATACGTTATATAAACGTGAAGATGGGTATCATGAAGTGGAAATGATTATGACGACCATCGACTTGAATGACCGATTAACATTTGAGTGTAGAGACGATGGGGAAATTATAATTGATGTAGAACATAATTTTGTACCAAGTGATCATAGAAATTTAGCTTATAAAGCAGCAAAGTTGATGCAAGATAGATACAATATTGAAAAAGGTGTGAAGATTTCATTAGAAAAAAGTATACCGATTTCAGCAGGTTTAGCTGGTGGGTCAAGTGATGCAGCCGCTACTTTTAGAGGTTTGAATGAATTATGGGGGATTAACGAATCTTTAGAAACATTAAGTGAGTTGGCTTCGGAAATTGGATCAGATATTTCATTTTGTATTTATGGAAAAACTGCTTTATGCCAAGGTAGAGGTGAGAAAATTACGCACTTACCTAAATCACCTTCAGCATGGGTCGTTATCGCGAAACCAGATATAGGTGTTTCAACGCCTGAAATATACGGCGCATTAGATTTGGAAAACAAGGAAGAAGTACAAACACAAGCGTGTCTTAAAGCAATCGAAAATAACGATTATGCCGCAATGTGTCAGTCACTTGGCAACAGCCTTGAAAAAGTTACTATGCAGCTGTATCCAGAAGTTGAGAAATTGAAGAACACTATGAGTAATACTGGAGTAGATGCTGCTTTAATGAGTGGCAGTGGCCCGACTATATATGGCTTTGTTCAAAAAGAAAGACAAGCTAAGCAAGTATATAATGCTTTGATGGGATGTTGTAACGATGTATACATCGCGAGACTGCTCGGATAG
- the purR gene encoding pur operon repressor, translating into MRFKRSERIVYMTQYLLKHPNELVPLTYFVNHFGQAKSSISEDIQIIKETFTAERLGIIETTAGASGGVTYRPKMYVEEARELIEKLCELLKEKERLLPGGYLFMSDLVGNPKLLNQVGELIATMYMDEELDAVVTIATKGISLANAVAKVLNLPVVVIRKDNKVTEGSTVSINYVSGSSRKIETMVLSKRTLPEYSNVLIVDDFMRAGGSINGVINLMNEFKATVKGVSVLVESKEVKHRLIEDYTSLVRLSDVDEYNQQFSVEEGNCLKRFN; encoded by the coding sequence ATGAGGTTTAAACGAAGTGAAAGAATCGTTTATATGACACAATATTTATTGAAACATCCGAACGAGTTAGTGCCGTTGACTTATTTTGTGAATCATTTTGGTCAGGCAAAGTCGTCTATTAGTGAAGACATACAAATTATTAAAGAAACGTTTACTGCTGAGAGACTTGGTATTATAGAAACGACTGCCGGTGCAAGCGGCGGCGTAACTTACCGACCTAAAATGTACGTCGAAGAAGCACGTGAATTGATTGAAAAATTGTGTGAATTACTAAAAGAAAAAGAAAGACTGTTGCCAGGTGGCTATTTATTTATGTCAGATTTAGTAGGGAATCCTAAACTATTAAATCAAGTAGGGGAATTAATCGCTACAATGTACATGGATGAAGAACTTGATGCGGTAGTTACAATAGCAACAAAGGGTATTTCTTTAGCAAATGCCGTGGCGAAAGTGCTTAATTTGCCAGTTGTGGTTATAAGAAAAGACAATAAAGTTACAGAAGGATCTACAGTATCGATTAACTATGTGTCTGGGTCTTCTAGAAAGATTGAGACAATGGTTTTATCAAAAAGAACATTGCCTGAATATTCGAATGTATTGATTGTTGATGACTTTATGAGAGCAGGCGGATCTATTAATGGTGTAATCAATTTGATGAATGAGTTTAAAGCTACAGTAAAAGGGGTATCAGTACTTGTAGAATCAAAAGAAGTTAAACATCGATTGATTGAAGATTATACATCTTTAGTTAGGTTATCTGACGTAGACGAGTACAATCAACAATTTTCAGTAGAAGAAGGCAACTGTTTAAAAAGATTTAATTAA
- the glmU gene encoding bifunctional UDP-N-acetylglucosamine diphosphorylase/glucosamine-1-phosphate N-acetyltransferase GlmU, which translates to MQKYAVVLAAGKGTRMKSKLYKVLHTVAGEAMVQHVIDSVKNAGVDKVVTVVGHGAEKVKETIGHASQFVHQEEQLGTAHAVKTAKDILGTEKGTTIVVCGDTPLISDETIKNLLDFHESESAVATVLSAKVDNPFGYGRIIRDENGLISGIVEQKDASSAEAEVNEISSGIFAFDNEKLFETLEKVNNDNAQGEYYLPDVIRILKEENEKVSAFITNDVDGIMGVNDRVQLAKAEQKMKERINHQHMLNGVTIIDPATTYIGKQVVIGEDTVVEPGVRLSGTTIIGKNVTIGMNSDIKNSTIKDDAAIKQSVITDSVVGENATVGPFAQLRPGSELGKDTKIGNFVETKKAVLKDGAKVSHLSYIGDAEVGARTNIGCGSITVNYDGVNKFRTVIGDDVFIGCNSNLVAPVEIGDGSFIAAGSTITDDVPNESLALGRARQTTKEGYYKTK; encoded by the coding sequence ATGCAAAAATATGCAGTTGTATTAGCTGCTGGTAAAGGTACAAGAATGAAATCTAAACTTTACAAAGTACTACATACAGTAGCTGGAGAAGCAATGGTTCAACATGTTATAGATAGTGTGAAAAATGCAGGTGTTGATAAAGTCGTAACAGTTGTTGGGCATGGTGCTGAAAAAGTCAAAGAAACAATCGGTCATGCATCTCAGTTTGTACATCAAGAAGAACAATTAGGAACAGCACATGCAGTAAAGACTGCTAAAGATATATTAGGTACTGAAAAAGGCACAACAATTGTTGTATGTGGAGACACACCATTAATCAGTGATGAAACGATTAAAAACTTATTAGATTTTCATGAGTCTGAAAGTGCAGTAGCAACTGTCTTGTCTGCAAAAGTTGATAACCCGTTTGGTTACGGCAGAATCATTCGCGATGAAAATGGTTTGATTTCTGGAATTGTCGAACAAAAAGATGCTTCTTCTGCTGAAGCTGAAGTTAATGAAATAAGTTCTGGTATATTTGCTTTCGATAACGAAAAGTTGTTTGAAACACTTGAAAAAGTAAACAATGATAACGCGCAAGGTGAATATTATTTACCAGATGTGATTCGCATCCTAAAAGAAGAAAATGAAAAAGTTTCTGCTTTTATTACGAACGATGTTGACGGCATTATGGGTGTGAATGATAGAGTGCAACTTGCGAAAGCGGAACAGAAAATGAAAGAACGTATTAATCATCAACATATGCTAAATGGCGTAACAATTATTGATCCAGCTACAACTTATATCGGGAAACAAGTCGTAATTGGTGAAGATACAGTTGTAGAACCAGGTGTAAGACTTTCTGGCACAACAATTATAGGAAAAAATGTTACGATAGGAATGAATTCTGACATCAAAAATAGTACAATTAAAGATGATGCTGCAATTAAACAATCTGTTATTACAGATTCAGTTGTAGGCGAAAACGCTACAGTAGGACCATTTGCACAATTAAGACCAGGTTCTGAACTAGGCAAAGATACGAAAATTGGTAACTTTGTTGAAACTAAAAAGGCTGTCTTAAAAGATGGGGCTAAAGTTTCACACTTAAGTTATATCGGAGATGCAGAAGTAGGTGCAAGAACAAATATTGGTTGTGGTTCTATCACTGTAAATTATGATGGCGTGAATAAATTCCGTACGGTTATAGGAGATGATGTATTTATTGGATGTAATTCAAATCTAGTTGCACCAGTAGAAATTGGAGATGGATCATTCATAGCAGCAGGGTCAACAATTACAGATGATGTACCAAATGAAAGCTTGGCGCTAGGTCGCGCTAGACAAACGACAAAAGAAGGATATTATAAAACGAAATAA
- the veg gene encoding biofilm formation stimulator Veg produces MPKTLVDIKKILECQLGNRIVLKANGGRKKLIERSGVLKETYPSVFVVELDQEKHNFERVSYTYTDVLTENVQVTFMNEHKEEFIVQ; encoded by the coding sequence ATGCCGAAGACTTTAGTAGACATCAAAAAAATATTGGAATGTCAATTAGGAAATCGTATTGTACTTAAAGCTAATGGAGGACGTAAGAAGTTAATTGAGCGAAGTGGCGTGCTTAAGGAAACGTATCCATCAGTTTTCGTGGTCGAATTAGATCAAGAGAAACATAATTTTGAGCGTGTATCTTATACATACACTGATGTATTAACTGAGAATGTCCAAGTAACTTTTATGAATGAACATAAAGAGGAATTCATCGTTCAATAA
- a CDS encoding RidA family protein encodes MKSINATNAPEALGPYCHAVVVDSLVFTSGQIPLNQQGEVVSEDVKEQTKQVLENLKVVLQESGASLDSVVKSLIFIKDMNDFQDINAVYGEYFNEHLPARSCVEVARLPKDVKVEIEMIAKINN; translated from the coding sequence ATGAAAAGTATTAACGCAACAAACGCTCCAGAAGCTTTAGGACCATATTGCCATGCAGTAGTAGTAGATAGTTTAGTATTTACTTCTGGTCAAATACCATTAAATCAACAAGGTGAAGTCGTTTCTGAAGATGTCAAAGAACAAACTAAGCAAGTACTAGAAAATTTAAAAGTCGTACTTCAAGAAAGTGGCGCATCTTTAGATAGTGTCGTTAAATCTTTAATTTTTATAAAAGATATGAACGATTTCCAAGACATCAATGCCGTATACGGCGAATATTTTAATGAACATTTGCCTGCTAGAAGTTGTGTGGAAGTTGCACGTTTACCGAAAGATGTAAAAGTTGAAATCGAAATGATTGCAAAAATAAATAACTAA
- the pth gene encoding aminoacyl-tRNA hydrolase → MKCIVGLGNIGKKYDLTRHNIGFEVVDKLLDRHQLDLDKQKFKGAYTIGLINGEKVMLIEPMTFMNLSGEAVRPLMDYYNIDIEDLVVLYDDMDQSQGHLRLRQKGSAGGHNGMKSLIQHLGTDRFNRIRIGIDRPTNGMSVPSYVLQKFSDDEMITMEKVIDRAADACEAIIKGETFQNVMNQYNGEVI, encoded by the coding sequence ATGAAATGTATTGTTGGACTTGGAAATATCGGAAAGAAATATGACCTTACACGTCATAATATTGGCTTTGAAGTAGTTGATAAATTGCTTGATCGTCACCAATTAGACTTAGATAAACAAAAATTTAAAGGCGCATATACAATAGGGCTTATAAATGGAGAGAAAGTAATGCTTATTGAGCCTATGACTTTCATGAATTTATCAGGTGAAGCTGTAAGACCACTAATGGATTATTATAATATAGATATAGAGGATCTAGTTGTACTCTATGATGACATGGACCAATCTCAAGGTCATTTGAGACTACGTCAGAAAGGAAGTGCTGGTGGTCATAACGGTATGAAGTCTTTAATTCAACATTTAGGGACAGATCGTTTTAACCGTATTAGAATCGGAATTGATCGTCCTACAAATGGTATGAGTGTACCGAGTTATGTGCTTCAAAAGTTCTCTGATGATGAAATGATTACAATGGAAAAAGTGATCGATCGCGCAGCAGATGCTTGTGAAGCTATAATTAAAGGCGAAACTTTTCAGAATGTGATGAACCAGTATAATGGTGAAGTTATATGA